Proteins encoded in a region of the Triticum dicoccoides isolate Atlit2015 ecotype Zavitan chromosome 3A, WEW_v2.0, whole genome shotgun sequence genome:
- the LOC119269980 gene encoding anthranilate O-methyltransferase 3-like — protein sequence MASKQMKQMVHMNQGQGETSYARNSSIQTAEQKRMQPLIEAVTAELCSSTSTLVPGKMVIVDMGCSTGPNAVTLVSIAVKAVQDHCFQVQRPPPEVCLLLNDLPNNNFNTVVKSLVMLRQSNEHVVVTGITSGSFYERLYTSDSLHLVCSSNSLHWLSKAPEDLFRNLIPAYDMDKDAKCQRHRIVLEAYAKQFRKDFTNFLELRAKELVSKGRMVVSLVGRRSDVTATKFSYLSRTIYQILSVMVLEGVNDKEKFDSFYVPVYEPSSKEVREIIQEEGSFSIREMQVHDPTTDMNNALSTPSKFVNLLRALCEPILVQHFGDVMCEFLSAAERHWSLESNLLGPYAMLAISLAKA from the exons ATGGCATCCAAGCAGATGAAGCAGATGGTGCATATGAATCAGGGACAAGGGGAAACAAGCTATGCTCGCAACTCTAGTATTCAG ACAGCTGAGCAGAAGAGGATGCAACCCCTAATTGAAGCGGTCACCGCTGAATTATGCAGTAGCACTAGCACCTTGGTGCCCGGTAAGATGGTGATCGTGGACATGGGCTGCTCCACTGGCCCAAACGCGGTCACACTTGTATCAATTGCCGTCAAGGCGGTCCAAGATCACTGTTTTCAGGTCCAACGACCACCACCAGAAGTATGTTTGCTCCTCAACGATCTCCCTAACAATAACTTCAACACGGTGGTCAAGAGCCTAGTCATGCTCCGTCAAAGCAACGAGCATGTCGTCGTGACTGGTATCACATCGGGGTCATTTTACGAGCGCCTCTATACTAGTGACTCTTTGCATCTTGTCTGCTCTTCAAACAGTTTGCATTGGCTCTCAAAG GCTCCTGAAGATCTATTCAGGAATCTCATCCCGGCATATGACATGGACAAGGATGCTAAGTGTCAAAGACACCGTATAGTGCTTGAGGCTTATGCAAAACAGTTTAGGAAAGATTTCACAAATTTCCTGGAGCTGAGAGCCAAAGAATTGGTCTCAAAAGGCCGAATGGTTGTTTCCCTGGTAGGGAGGCGTTCTGATGTAACTGCCACCAAATTCTCTTACCTTTCAAGAACTATATATCAGATTCTAAGTGTCATGGTCTTAGAG GGTGTGAACGACAAAGAAAAGTTTGATTCTTTTTATGTGCCAGTGTATGAACCTTCTAGTAAAGAGGTGAGAGAGATCATCCAAGAAGAGGGCTCCTTTTCGATCAGGGAGATGCAGGTGCATGACCCTACAACCGATATGAACAATGCTCTTAGCACCCCAAGCAAGTTCGTCAATCTCTTGAGAGCTTTATGTGAGCCGATATTAGTCCAAcattttggagatgtcatgtgtgaATTCCTGAGCGCTGCAGAGCGTCACTGGAGCCTGGAGAGCAACTTGTTAGGTCCTTATGCTATGTTGGCCATATCACTCGCAAAGGCATGA